In a single window of the Antedon mediterranea chromosome 1, ecAntMedi1.1, whole genome shotgun sequence genome:
- the LOC140045150 gene encoding angiopoietin-related protein 2-like codes for MDCRMLVIGCMLVVMAAACCPEDDCGCPSRKKGFMQDCSKILENNPSAKSGDYLIQPHDEQPEFMVYCDMRKDGGWTVIQRREDGSQDFYRDWANYKKGFGNVHSEFWLGNEKINRITFDGHFELLVEVTDHLDEMKFARYSHFRIGSEDSNYTLTISEYTGTAGDSLTYHNGQQFTTYDRDNDPHSTLNCADHHKGAWWYNGCAYSNLNGLYLTPGSYTHTGIFWIHFKRTESLKKTVMMVKREP; via the exons ATGGATTGCAGAATGTTAGTAATTGGCTGTATGTTGGTTGTGATGGCTGCTGCCTGCTGCCCAGAAGATGATTGTGGATGCCCTTCTAGAA aaAAGGGATTTATGCAGGATTGTAGTAAAATATTGGAGAACAATCCTTCTGCTAAAAGTGGTGATTATTTGATACAGCCACATGACGAACAACCTGAGTTTATGGTCTACTGTGACATGAGGAAAGATGGCGGATGGACA GTTATACAACGAAGAGAGGATGGTTCACAAGATTTCTACCGCGATTGGGCAAACTACAAAAAGGGTTTTGGAAATGTCCACTCAGAGTTCTGGCTTGGTAACGAAAAGATCAACCGTATAACATTTGATGGACATTTTGAGCTATTAGTAGAGGTGACAGACCACTTGGATGAAATGAAGTTTGCAAGATATTCTCACTTCCGTATTGGTAGTGAGGATTCTAACTATACTTTGACAATTAGTGAATACACAGGGACGGCAG GTGATTCTTTGACATACCACAATGGTCAACAATTTACAACATATGACAGAGACAATGATCCACATTCAACACTTAACTGTGCTGACCACCACAAAGGTGCTTGGTGGTACAACGGCTGTGCTTATTCAAACCTGAATGGGCTTTACCTTACACCAGGATCTTATACTCATACTGGCATATTTTGGATTCATTTCAAGAGAACAGAGAGTCTCAAGAagacagtgatgatggttaaaagagaACCATAA